Below is a window of Kribbella amoyensis DNA.
ATGCGCGCTGGACCCGAATCCGTAGATGCCGAGGCGGCCACCCGGTGGGAGTTCGGCGCGCAGCAGTGATCGGTACCCGATGATCCCGGCGCAGAGCAACGGCGCCAGCTCCTCGGCCGGCCGATCGGCGGGCAGCGGGTACCCGTAGTCCTGCGCGACCACCGCGTACTCCGCGAAGCCGCCGTCCGCGTCCCAGCCGGTGTACCGCGAGCGCGGGCACAGGTTCTCCCGGCCCGACCGGCAGAACTCGCAGTACCCACAGGTGCCGCGCAGCCAGGCGATCCCGACCCGCTCACCGACAGCGAACCGATCGGCCCCTCTCCCGGAGTCCACCACCTCGCCGACCACCTGATGCCCGGGGACCACCTCGGCCCGGCGCGGGACCAGGTCCCCCTCGGCCAGGTGGAGGTCGGTGCGGCAGAGCGCGCAGGCGAGGACGCGGACCAGTACCTCGCCGGGGCCGGGCTCCGGGACCGTGCGCGTCACCTGTCGCAACGGGCCGTCATCGATCGGCGCCGGTCGCTCCACCACCCAGGCCCGCATCCGCTCAC
It encodes the following:
- a CDS encoding zinc-dependent alcohol dehydrogenase family protein, with product ERMRAWVVERPAPIDDGPLRQVTRTVPEPGPGEVLVRVLACALCRTDLHLAEGDLVPRRAEVVPGHQVVGEVVDSGRGADRFAVGERVGIAWLRGTCGYCEFCRSGRENLCPRSRYTGWDADGGFAEYAVVAQDYGYPLPADRPAEELAPLLCAGIIGYRSLLRAELPPGGRLGIYGFGSSAHLTAQLALAQGAELFVLTRGAQNQALARELGATYAGDARDEPPVPLDSAILFAPAGDLVPVALQALKPGGTLAVAGIHLSDVPALTYESHLFHERDLRSVTSNTRRDGEEWLRLAARLGITAHTTVVSFGQVDKALADIAHSRVPGSTVMVP